The DNA sequence GCTGCCCTAtgtgggggagttgggggggcgggggaggggaaaCAAGCCTGAGTGGCCAAAGACACTTGCATGTGATTCTGAGTGATCTATGGATAGGTAATAGTCTTCACACTGCTTAGTCAGCAAGCACTGTGGGTAGCACTGGGCTATGGCAGTTGGCCATGTTTAGACAGTGCTCAGTAGGTGATAGGGCAGGAGACTTGAAAGGAGAGTTTCGTGGCTCCCATATGAAAGCAGGTAAGGCTGACATTTTTTCCTGTCTGAGCTTGTTTGCTCTTAAAAACTGATAGGCAAGCCACCAGAACTTATGGGGTTTTACACTTTAtagaggaggccagagaggaccTATGTTCCCAGGTAGCACGGAGTCCAGGGAAGAATCTGGGGTGACCTAGGGTCTCCAGCCTACAAGTCCCCCTTTCCCATACTGCCTCAGCCACTTGTGTTATTTTCAGCTTGTGTCCCCTCCGAGACTCTACAGTCTAACACTTTCTGTCTGTGCTGCCTCCCAGAGAAGGGCCTtgctgaggaaggaggagctgGCTCTGCCTTTTCCACCTCTCCCAGCTCTCCNGTGCTGAACAGCCATGGAGTAGGGCAGAAGCCCCAGCTTGCACTCTCCTGGTNAAGGAGCTGTCCTGGGGACCCAGGAAACAGTTCTACTCTGAGTTACACTTGCCCCTGAGCAGCTTTGTCACCTGTGCCGGGTCTGAGCCCGGACACGTGGGCTGGGGAGNGctctgggttccttctggtcCTCATGTGGCTAATGGTGGCTGGTTGCCAAGATTGGCTGCGGTATCAGAACAGAACATGATGTTTCAGGTGTCCTAACAGGCACCAAGAACATCCTGGCAGAACACGTGTTTATTTTAGTAAGCAGCcctgtgggttgttttgtttacAATTGCTCTTGTTCACAAGGttggtctggcttacagtttgagtggtttgttgctataataaaatctAGAGacagtttattaaaaatagagaaaagatacCCACAAGATGGCTTCATGGATAAGGACatctgccaccaagtctgagaGCCTGAGGTACGTCCCTggaacctgcttgtggacgttgtacatcgtggtgcgcactaggctccgcaccacgatgtacaacgtccacaagcagctcctTTATGCATGAATTCCTGAATTTCATCCTGAGCACTGCACAGCCAGACATGCCTGTATTGCCCCACCATGCCTGTAATCTAAATGTTCTGAGGATACGGGTAGGAGCCACAGTTCCAGGTCATTCTTATCTACACCGGGAATTCAACGATGTCTAAGCCAGAGGAAACCCTGTCCCCCAACTCCCAAAGTCANtctttcttcttccttgaattgAAACCTGGTGCTGGCTATGGTCCCACCCCTGCTGTTACCTCAGGACTTGGCGCTGTGTACCTTGTCCCTATCAGAGAGTCACTGTCTTCTCTTATTCCTTTCCAGGCTGAACCCTGCACCTGGCTCCTACCCCACACAGAGTTGCCACCCTCATCTGACTCCAAGTTACCCTGTCACCCAGATGCAGCATGCCAGTGGCCAGAAACTGGCCTCCTGGCCTCCTGGCCACATGCCCAGCCTACCTCCATACCAGCCTGCGTCCGGCCTGTGCTATGTGCAGAACCACTTTGGTCCTAACCCCAATGCCTCCAGTGTGTACCCAGCTTCTGCAGGGACCTCCCAGGGGGTACAGCCTCCCTCCCCTATCAGCTGTCCTGGCACTGTGTATTCAGGGGTCCTGGGTACCCCAGGGGCTACAGGCTCCAAGGAGTCTTCCAAGGTAGCCATGCCCTAACCAGTCTGCAGGGGCGNCTTCCACCTTGTTGGACAGAGGAAGGTTCTGAGAATTTAGGAATTATTTATTGAAGCCGGGGCATGccagcctgtcatcccagctgcTTGGGGGTTAAGGCCAATGGGTAAAAGGTCAAGGTCTGTCTGGGCTCcagagtaaattcaaggccagcctaggctatgtataacaaaaccctgtctcagaatgaaTAATAACGGCTGGGACTGGggctctgtggtagagtgcttacttaGCATAATTAAGGCCCTGAGTCCTCagctccacaaaacaaaaaagaattactaATTAGATGCCTCTGTGTGCCAGCTCTGAAGAGTACTTTGATAAATGTCCCTGTATCTGTGTCTTTTCACCTCAAGGCAGCTCTAAAAAGTAGAAACTGGGTGGTAAGacagacctgtaatctcagccccaGCTACACAGAGGGTTTTAGGCTAGCCCCCTGGGCAGGTATATCATGGGGTCTAGAGGCTCCAACTGCTGGGCTTCTTGATTCCTAATCCAGTGTCAAGAAGGTGTGGTTATCGACTGCCAGGGACTCTTGCCATCCTACCCATCCAGCCCTGCTCAGTGCCCATGGGTCCTTGCTTGTGTCTGGTGTGACTGTACCAGGCAATCCGTGTAACATCGTCTTCCCCGCAGCCATGGCTGATGGGANTTCTGCCTGACTGGTGACCTGCAGCAGCAGGCTGGTGATCCTCCCCGTGAGTCACCTCTGTATAAAAACCAGCCTCCAACCTGCCAGTGGTGTGTGGCGTACTGTGTTCAGTCCAGGGCAAGTGTGACACCAAAAAGCTGTGAGGAGCCTGAATCAGGTTCCAGTCTGTCGACTGCTCAGTGGTCTGCAGTGAGGACCTGATGGGNTGGGTGGGGACAGTGAAGTCAAGAGTTAATAAACCCAGAGATGGGTACAGCAAGTNaatgagagactgtctcataaaagaattttctttttagtaaaaataaactgagagccgggcatggtggcgcacgcctttaatcccagcactcgggaggcagaggcaggcagatttctgaggccagcctggtctacagagtgagttccaggacagccagggctacacagagaaaccctgtctcgaaaaaccaaaaaaaataaaaaaataaactgagcatggtggcacatgcctttaatctcaccatgtaggaggcagagacagtggatctgagtttgaagccagcctggtctatgtactgagttccaggatatccaaggctacaaagtgagaccctgtctctaaaaataatagaaagccaggtACGGAAATAGtaaaagagttttctttttagtaaaaataagctgagcatggtggcacatgcctttaatcccatcgcTTGGGAGGCAGGGCACTTAGGTAGATATCtaaagtcagcctggactacatgaccAGTTCCAGGGGTAGAGATGGGAGGTGGCTTAGTGATAGAGTACCTGCCAAGCATGCAAGtggccctgggtttcatctccaGTACTTAAAAGCAAAGCCATGGTATCACAAGGTATTTTAGATATGGCATTATGGCCTTCATGTCCAGGAGCTCTGGGCTGCCTCTGAGGggcctgtattagtcagggttctgtagagtcacagaatttatagatagtctctatatagtaaaggaatttattgatgacttaccgtctgcagtccaattcccaacaatggttcagtagtccAAGGATCTAACAGTTGCTcggtcccacacggcaagcaggcaaaagtgtgactcccttcttccaatgtcgtTGTATGGTCTCTAGCAGAAGGTATAGCCaggttaaaggtgtatgccaccacacctttaattccagatgaccttgaactcggagatctccctgtcttaatcttctggaatccatccatagccactatgcttcaagatctccatactaagatccagatcagaaaattctatctcccagcctccaggttaggatcactggtgagccttccaattctggattgtagttcattccagatatagtcaagttgacaaccaggaatagccactacagggcCCTAAGTATTCCACTACAGGTGATTGCTGACCACAAGCCCACCCCTCCAGAGTGGGTAGTCTGAAGATGGGCACAGCCAAGTGGTCTTTGAAACCCACTGGCAAGCAGGCCAGTATGACATGAGTAAGATTGGCACTGCCGGATGTGGATTAGGAGACTTGAGTCTATAGCCAAGGAACCAGGTGTATCTAGGCCTCAGTAAGGACACAGCTGGAAACTGGTGGGACCGGGAGCTTTGGACTGCAGCCACGTCTGGCATCTCAGTGGCACTTCCTGAATACAGCCAGATGTGGGCTCTTAGGCAAGGTCCTTCCACTCTGTAGATAGGCTTGTGTGTCCTTGGTTTCTTCCTACATAGGGTGACTCACTGGCTAGAGCTGTGAACACCAAGCACCCAGGTTCCCTGGCGACTGGGCTGTGAGAATTGTCAGGTCCTCCTGTGTGACCTAGTTGCTGCCTTTACCGATGGGCTCCAGGGATGCAGAGGGATTGGTAACAGACAATGCAGAGCTGGATTCTAGCTTCCTACTGCCCCACACTGATGGGCTGTCCCTAGATCTCCATTCCCTGGGCCTTTGTGTGATCTGGAACCAGTGCACAGGCAGCCTGAAGCTCCACCCAAGTGGAAACATCTGTTTCTCAGAGCCTCTNNNNNNNNNNNNNNNNNNNNNNNNNNNNNNNNNNNNNNNNNNNNNNNNNNNNNNNNNNNNNNNNNNNNNNNNNNNNNNNNNNNNNNNNNNNNNNNNNNNNNNNNNNNNNNNNNNNNNNNNNNNNNNNNNNNNNNNNNNNNNNNNNNNNNNNNNNNNNNNNNNNNNNNNNNNNNNNNNNNNNNNNNNNNNNNNNNNNNNNNNNNNNNNNNNNNNNNNNNNNNNNNNNNNNNNNNNNNNNNNNNNNNNNNNNNNNNNNNNNNNNNNNNNNNNNNNNNNNNNNNNNNNNNNNNNNNNNNNNNNNNNNNNNNNNNNNNNNNNNNNNNNNNNNNNNNNNNNNNNNNNNNNNNNNNNNNNNNNNNNNNNNNNNNNNNNNNNNNNNNNNNNNNNNNNNNNNNNNNNNNNNNNNNNNNNNNNNNNNNNNNNNNNNNNNNNNNNNNNNNNNNNNNNNNNNNNNNNNNNNNNNNNNNNNN is a window from the Mus caroli chromosome 5, CAROLI_EIJ_v1.1, whole genome shotgun sequence genome containing:
- the Rhbdd2 gene encoding rhomboid domain-containing protein 2 produces the protein MAALGPASRFWCSCPEVPSATFFTALLSLLVSGPRLFLLQPPLAPSGLSLRSEALRNWQDGLTYCYSLDLSERVALKLDQKFPFSLMRRIPLFKYISGSSAERRAAQSRRLNPAPGSYPTQSCHPHLTPSYPVTQMQHASGQKLASWPPGHMPSLPPYQPASGLCYVQNHFGPNPNASSVYPASAGTSQGVQPPSPISCPGTVYSGVLGTPGATGSKESSKVAMP